A genomic stretch from Enterobacter oligotrophicus includes:
- a CDS encoding N-acetylmannosamine-6-phosphate 2-epimerase — protein sequence MKTVLDNLKGKLVVSCQALENEPLHSPFIMSRMALAAAQGGAAAIRANSVVDIEAIKGLVSLPIIGIIKRDYPDSEVFITATMKEVDELMAVTPDIIALDATARKRPGGGTLETLVAQIRARYPSLLLMADISTVQEAVTAQALGFDCVGTTLYGYTAETAGHSLPENDCGLLKAVLAAVTIPVIAEGNVDTPERAARCLALGAHAVVVGGAITRPQQITERFMAAIGAQSTDGA from the coding sequence ATGAAAACTGTACTGGATAACCTGAAGGGAAAACTGGTCGTCTCCTGTCAGGCGCTGGAAAACGAACCGCTGCACAGCCCGTTTATTATGTCGAGAATGGCGCTGGCGGCGGCGCAGGGCGGGGCTGCGGCGATCCGCGCCAACAGCGTGGTGGATATCGAAGCCATTAAAGGTCTGGTCTCGCTGCCGATCATCGGGATCATCAAACGGGACTATCCGGATAGCGAGGTGTTCATCACCGCGACGATGAAGGAAGTCGATGAGCTTATGGCGGTCACCCCGGACATCATCGCGCTGGATGCGACCGCCCGGAAGCGTCCCGGTGGGGGAACTCTGGAAACGTTGGTCGCGCAGATCCGCGCCCGTTACCCCTCGCTGCTGCTGATGGCGGATATTTCCACCGTGCAGGAGGCAGTGACGGCGCAGGCACTCGGCTTTGATTGTGTTGGGACCACGCTTTACGGCTATACGGCGGAGACCGCAGGCCATTCGCTTCCGGAGAATGACTGCGGGTTACTGAAAGCGGTACTGGCTGCCGTCACGATCCCGGTGATTGCCGAAGGCAACGTGGATACTCCCGAGCGCGCGGCCAGATGTCTGGCGCTTGGGGCGCATGCGGTGGTTGTCGGGGGAGCCATCACCCGTCCGCAGCAAATTACGGAACGGTTTATGGCGGCGATTGGCGCGCAAAGCACCGATGGAGCATGA
- the cysI gene encoding assimilatory sulfite reductase (NADPH) hemoprotein subunit: MSEKHPGPLVVEGKLSDAERMKLESNYLRGTIAEDLNDGLTGGFKGDNFLLIRFHGMYQQDDRDIRAERAEQKLEPRHAMLLRCRLPGGIITTRQWQAIDKFAGENTIYGSIRLTNRQTFQFHGILKKNVKPVHQMLHSVGLDALATANDMNRNVLCTSNPFESELHAEAYEWAKKISEHLLPRTRAYAEIWLDQEKVATTDEEPILGQTYLPRKFKTTVVIPPQNDIDLHANDMNFVAIAENGKLVGFNLLVGGGLSIEHGNKKTYARTASEFGFLPLEHTLAVAEAVVTTQRDWGNRTDRKNAKTKYTLERVGVETFKEEVERRAGIKFEPIRPYEFTGRGDRIGWVKGIDNKWHLTLFIENGRILDYPGRPLKTGLLEIAKIHKGEFRITANQNLIIAGVPESQKAKIEKLARDHGLMNAVKPQRENSMACVSFPTCPLAMAEAERFLPSFTDKVETILEKHGIPDEHIVMRVTGCPNGCGRAMLAELGLVGKAPGRYNVHLGGNRMGTRIPRMYRENITEPEILESIDELVGRWAKEREAGEGFGDFTVRAGIIRPVLDPARDFWE; the protein is encoded by the coding sequence ATGAGCGAAAAACATCCAGGCCCACTGGTGGTCGAAGGCAAACTGTCTGACGCCGAACGCATGAAGCTGGAAAGCAACTACCTGCGCGGCACCATTGCCGAAGATTTAAATGACGGTCTGACCGGCGGTTTCAAAGGCGACAACTTCCTGCTGATCCGTTTCCACGGTATGTACCAGCAGGACGACCGCGATATTCGCGCCGAACGTGCTGAACAGAAGCTGGAGCCGCGCCACGCGATGCTGCTGCGCTGCCGTCTGCCGGGCGGGATCATCACCACCAGACAGTGGCAGGCGATCGACAAGTTTGCCGGTGAAAACACGATTTACGGCAGCATCCGTCTGACCAACCGTCAGACCTTCCAGTTCCACGGCATTCTGAAAAAGAACGTGAAGCCGGTACACCAGATGCTGCACTCGGTTGGGCTGGACGCGCTGGCGACCGCCAACGACATGAACCGCAACGTGCTCTGCACCTCGAACCCGTTTGAGTCTGAGCTGCATGCCGAAGCCTATGAATGGGCGAAGAAGATCTCTGAGCACCTGCTGCCGCGCACCCGCGCCTATGCGGAAATCTGGCTCGATCAGGAAAAAGTCGCCACCACTGACGAAGAACCGATCCTCGGCCAGACCTACCTGCCGCGTAAGTTCAAAACCACGGTGGTGATCCCGCCGCAGAACGACATCGATCTGCACGCCAACGACATGAACTTTGTGGCGATTGCGGAAAACGGCAAGCTGGTCGGCTTCAACCTGCTGGTGGGCGGTGGTTTGTCCATTGAGCACGGTAACAAGAAAACCTACGCCCGTACCGCGAGCGAGTTCGGCTTCCTGCCGCTCGAACACACGCTGGCCGTGGCGGAAGCGGTGGTCACGACCCAGCGCGACTGGGGCAACCGTACCGACCGTAAAAACGCGAAAACCAAATACACGCTGGAGCGCGTGGGCGTTGAGACGTTCAAAGAAGAGGTGGAGCGTCGTGCGGGCATTAAGTTTGAACCGATCCGCCCTTACGAATTCACCGGTCGCGGCGATCGCATTGGCTGGGTAAAAGGCATCGACAATAAATGGCACCTGACGCTGTTTATCGAAAATGGCCGCATTCTGGATTATCCCGGCCGTCCGCTGAAAACCGGGCTGCTGGAAATTGCTAAGATCCATAAAGGCGAGTTTCGCATTACTGCTAACCAGAACCTGATCATTGCTGGTGTGCCGGAGAGCCAGAAGGCGAAGATCGAGAAACTGGCGCGCGATCACGGGTTAATGAATGCGGTGAAACCGCAACGTGAAAACTCTATGGCCTGCGTGTCGTTCCCGACCTGCCCGCTGGCGATGGCCGAAGCCGAACGCTTCCTGCCGTCATTCACCGACAAAGTGGAAACGATCCTGGAAAAACACGGTATCCCTGACGAACATATCGTGATGCGCGTGACGGGCTGCCCGAACGGCTGCGGCCGCGCGATGCTGGCAGAACTGGGTCTGGTCGGTAAAGCACCGGGTCGCTACAACGTGCATCTTGGCGGCAACCGTATGGGCACACGTATTCCGCGTATGTACCGCGAAAACATCACGGAACCGGAAATTCTTGAATCTATCGATGAGCTTGTCGGGCGCTGGGCAAAAGAGCGCGAAGCGGGTGAAGGCTTCGGCGACTTTACGGTGCGTGCGGGCATCATTCGCCCGGTGCTCGATCCCGCAAGGGATTTCTGGGAGTAA
- the queE gene encoding 7-carboxy-7-deazaguanine synthase QueE encodes MQYPINEMFQTLQGEGYFTGVPAIFIRLQGCPVGCAWCDTKHTWDKLADREVSLFSILAKTKESDKWGAGSPEDLLAIIGRQGWTARHVVITGGEPCIHDLMPLTELLEKNGYSCQIETSGTHEVRCSHSTWVTVSPKVNMRGGYDVLSQALERADEIKHPVGRVRDIEALDELLATLTDEKQRVIALQPISQKDDATRLCIETCIARNWRLSMQTHKYLNIA; translated from the coding sequence ATGCAGTACCCGATTAACGAGATGTTCCAGACCCTGCAAGGCGAGGGTTACTTTACCGGCGTTCCCGCTATCTTTATTCGTTTACAGGGATGCCCGGTTGGCTGTGCCTGGTGTGATACCAAACATACGTGGGATAAACTCGCAGATCGGGAAGTGTCGCTGTTTAGCATTCTGGCGAAAACCAAAGAGAGTGATAAGTGGGGGGCTGGCAGCCCGGAAGATCTGCTGGCCATCATTGGTCGTCAGGGCTGGACGGCTCGCCACGTGGTGATCACCGGCGGCGAACCCTGCATCCACGACCTGATGCCGCTGACCGAACTGCTTGAAAAAAACGGTTATAGCTGTCAGATCGAAACCAGCGGTACTCATGAAGTGCGCTGCTCCCACTCCACGTGGGTGACGGTGTCGCCAAAGGTGAATATGCGCGGCGGGTATGACGTGCTTTCTCAGGCGCTGGAGCGTGCAGATGAGATCAAACACCCGGTCGGCCGCGTGCGTGATATTGAAGCGCTGGATGAGTTGCTGGCGACGCTGACGGACGAAAAACAGCGCGTGATTGCGCTACAACCGATCAGCCAGAAAGACGATGCGACGCGTCTGTGCATTGAAACCTGTATCGCCCGCAACTGGCGGTTGTCGATGCAGACGCACAAGTACCTGAATATTGCCTAA
- a CDS encoding MurR/RpiR family transcriptional regulator translates to MSDHENLLLKLRQEASGYSPTQQKLGEFVLNDPARVLYLTITELARESQTSEASVTRLCRTLGCKGYNEFKMALALDIQQGQPARQAGDEIDNVVDESVQALQDTARLLDRTLLEKAALALHQAKSVQIYGVAASAILGEYLHYKLLRLGKPAQLFSDMHRAAMNATTLSKETLVVAISSSGSTRDLLHVVKLARKRGVQVLALSNTPRSPLASLSDMQLVAAKPEGPLSAGALNAKVGVMLLVELLTTSLIAIDSHYGDVSQQTASATLPLLL, encoded by the coding sequence ATGTCAGACCATGAAAACCTGCTGCTGAAGCTACGCCAGGAGGCTTCCGGGTATAGCCCTACACAACAAAAACTGGGGGAGTTTGTTCTCAACGATCCTGCGCGGGTGCTCTACCTGACGATCACCGAGCTGGCGCGTGAGAGCCAAACCAGCGAGGCCAGCGTGACGCGTCTTTGCCGGACGCTGGGGTGTAAGGGATATAACGAATTCAAAATGGCGCTGGCGCTGGATATTCAGCAGGGTCAGCCCGCACGTCAGGCCGGGGATGAAATTGATAACGTGGTGGATGAGTCGGTGCAGGCTCTGCAGGATACCGCCAGACTCCTCGACAGAACGCTGCTGGAAAAAGCGGCGCTGGCACTGCATCAGGCGAAGTCGGTGCAGATTTATGGGGTAGCAGCCAGCGCGATCCTTGGTGAGTATCTGCACTATAAGCTGTTGCGACTGGGCAAACCTGCACAGCTTTTTAGCGATATGCACCGCGCAGCCATGAATGCGACAACGCTCTCTAAAGAGACGCTGGTTGTGGCCATTTCAAGCTCTGGCTCAACGCGGGACTTACTCCATGTCGTGAAACTTGCGCGCAAACGCGGTGTTCAGGTTCTGGCGCTCAGCAATACGCCACGAAGTCCTCTGGCTTCCCTTAGCGATATGCAACTGGTTGCAGCCAAACCAGAGGGGCCACTCAGCGCGGGGGCGCTCAACGCTAAAGTTGGTGTCATGCTGCTGGTCGAGTTGCTTACCACTTCACTTATCGCAATCGATAGCCATTACGGTGACGTTAGCCAGCAAACCGCCAGCGCCACGTTGCCGCTTCTGCTATAG
- the cysJ gene encoding NADPH-dependent assimilatory sulfite reductase flavoprotein subunit, which translates to MTTQAPPSNLLPLNPEQLARLQAATTDFSPTQLAWVSGYFWGMLNQQPGAVAGAPATAVEIPAITLISASQTGNARRVAEALRDDLLAAKLNVNLVNAGEYKFKQIASEKLLVVVASTQGEGEPAEEAVALHKFLFSKKAPKLDGTAFAVFGLGDTSYEFFCQSGKDFDSKLAELGAERLLDRVDADVEYQAAAAEWRARIVEILKARVPKETPAQAAVTAAGTVNEIHTSPYTKEAPLAASLSVNQKITGRDSEKDVRHIEIDLGDSGLRYQPGDALGVWYQNDPALVKELVELLWLKGTEPVTIEGKTLPLSEALQWHFELTVNTANIVENYATLTRSESLLPLVGDKAKLQHYAATTPIVDMVRFSPAQLDAEALIGLLRPLTPRLYSIASSQAEVESEVHITVGVVRYDIEGRPRAGGASSFLADRVEEDGEVRVFIEHNDNFRLPANPETPVIMIGPGTGIAPFRAFMQQRAADDAPGKNWLFFGNPHFTEDFLYQVEWQRYVKEGVLTRIDLAWSRDQKEKVYVQDKLREQGAELWRWINDGAHIYVCGDANRMAKDVEQALLEVIAEFGGMDAETADEFLSELRVERRYQRDVY; encoded by the coding sequence ATGACAACACAGGCCCCACCTTCAAATTTGCTTCCCCTGAACCCGGAGCAACTGGCGCGCCTTCAGGCCGCGACCACTGATTTTTCACCCACTCAGCTTGCCTGGGTTTCCGGCTATTTCTGGGGAATGCTCAACCAGCAGCCTGGTGCCGTGGCTGGCGCACCGGCAACGGCCGTTGAAATTCCTGCCATTACGCTGATCTCCGCCTCACAAACGGGCAACGCCCGCCGCGTGGCGGAAGCGCTGCGTGATGACCTGCTCGCCGCCAAACTGAACGTGAACCTGGTGAATGCCGGGGAGTATAAATTTAAGCAAATCGCGTCAGAAAAACTGCTGGTGGTTGTCGCCTCAACGCAAGGGGAAGGTGAACCCGCAGAAGAAGCGGTGGCGTTGCACAAGTTCCTGTTCTCGAAAAAAGCCCCCAAACTGGATGGCACCGCCTTTGCCGTATTCGGCCTGGGTGACACCTCCTATGAATTCTTCTGCCAGTCCGGTAAAGATTTTGACAGCAAGCTGGCGGAGCTGGGCGCAGAGCGCCTGCTGGACCGCGTAGATGCGGATGTTGAATACCAGGCGGCTGCCGCGGAATGGCGTGCACGCATCGTTGAGATACTGAAAGCCCGCGTCCCGAAAGAGACGCCAGCACAGGCCGCCGTTACCGCAGCGGGCACTGTCAATGAGATCCACACCAGCCCTTACACCAAAGAGGCTCCGCTGGCGGCGAGCCTGTCGGTGAATCAGAAAATCACCGGCCGCGATTCGGAAAAAGACGTCCGCCATATTGAGATCGATCTCGGTGATTCCGGCCTGCGTTATCAGCCTGGCGATGCGCTGGGCGTCTGGTATCAGAACGATCCGGCACTGGTGAAAGAGCTGGTCGAGCTGCTGTGGCTGAAAGGCACGGAGCCTGTCACCATTGAGGGCAAAACGCTGCCGCTCTCCGAAGCGCTGCAGTGGCATTTCGAGCTGACGGTGAATACCGCCAATATTGTGGAAAACTACGCCACGTTAACGCGCAGCGAATCGCTGCTGCCATTAGTGGGTGATAAGGCGAAACTGCAGCATTACGCGGCAACGACGCCAATTGTCGATATGGTACGTTTCTCGCCAGCTCAGCTGGATGCAGAAGCCCTGATCGGCCTGCTGCGTCCGCTGACACCGCGTCTTTACTCCATTGCCTCCTCGCAGGCCGAAGTGGAAAGCGAAGTGCACATCACCGTCGGTGTGGTGCGTTACGACATCGAAGGCCGCCCGCGTGCGGGTGGTGCGTCGAGCTTCCTGGCTGACCGCGTAGAGGAAGACGGCGAAGTCCGCGTCTTTATCGAGCACAACGACAATTTCCGCCTGCCAGCGAACCCGGAAACCCCGGTCATTATGATTGGTCCGGGAACCGGTATTGCACCGTTCCGCGCTTTTATGCAGCAGCGTGCCGCAGATGACGCGCCAGGCAAAAACTGGCTCTTCTTCGGCAACCCACACTTTACAGAAGATTTCCTCTACCAGGTGGAGTGGCAGCGTTACGTGAAAGAGGGCGTGCTGACCCGCATCGATCTGGCCTGGTCCCGTGACCAAAAAGAAAAAGTATACGTACAAGACAAACTGCGCGAACAGGGCGCGGAGCTGTGGCGCTGGATCAATGATGGTGCCCACATTTACGTCTGCGGCGACGCCAATCGCATGGCGAAAGACGTTGAGCAGGCGTTGCTGGAAGTGATTGCCGAATTCGGCGGTATGGATGCCGAAACGGCGGATGAATTTTTAAGTGAGCTGCGCGTTGAGCGCCGTTATCAGCGAGATGTCTACTAA
- a CDS encoding maltose/glucose-specific PTS transporter subunit IIC, with translation MMHMFSGASSGGWFEKAQRFGKSFMLPIAVLPAAGLLLGIGGALSNPNTLTAYPFLDVAWLQAIFTIMSSAGSIVFANLSVLFAVGVAVGLAKNDKGTAGLAALLAFLVMNATINALLILTGKLALENPGAVGQGMTLGIQTLETGVFGGVVIGLVTCALHHRFNKIALPQFLGFFGGSRFVPIISSLAAILVGALMTVVWPHFQKLIFGLGGLVDATGYLGTLLYGFILRMLGPFGLHHIFYLPFWTTALGGSEIVNGHLVEGTQRIFFAQLADPNTQHFYEGTSRFMSGRFITMMFGLLGACLAMYHTAKPENKKRVAGLLLSAALTSFLTGITEPIEFSFLFIAPVLYVIHAVFDGLAFMLAHMLHITIGQTFSGGFIDFVLFGILQGEAKTNWMFVPLVGVPWFFLYYFTFRYLINRFDFATPGREKEAVADEVTLPQSDRATAVIAGLGGRDNLDDVDCCATRLRVTVKDGSKVNEAALKATGARGVIVRGNGVQVIYGPHVTIIKNEVEEILS, from the coding sequence ATGATGCACATGTTCAGCGGAGCTTCTTCCGGCGGATGGTTTGAAAAAGCACAGCGCTTTGGCAAATCCTTTATGTTGCCCATTGCCGTTTTGCCTGCGGCGGGGCTGCTACTGGGGATCGGCGGGGCGCTGTCGAACCCCAACACGCTCACGGCTTATCCGTTTTTAGACGTAGCGTGGCTGCAGGCCATTTTCACCATTATGAGCAGTGCGGGTTCGATTGTATTTGCAAATCTCTCCGTGCTGTTTGCCGTTGGGGTTGCCGTCGGGTTGGCCAAAAATGATAAAGGCACGGCCGGGCTGGCGGCGCTGCTCGCGTTTCTGGTGATGAATGCCACCATCAACGCCCTGCTGATCCTGACCGGGAAGCTGGCGCTTGAAAATCCGGGTGCTGTGGGGCAGGGCATGACGCTGGGCATTCAGACGCTGGAAACCGGCGTGTTCGGCGGCGTGGTCATTGGACTGGTGACCTGCGCGCTCCATCATCGCTTCAACAAAATTGCGCTTCCGCAGTTCCTCGGCTTCTTTGGCGGCTCACGCTTTGTCCCCATTATCAGCTCGCTGGCGGCGATACTCGTCGGGGCTCTCATGACGGTAGTTTGGCCGCATTTCCAGAAGCTGATCTTTGGCCTCGGCGGGCTGGTGGATGCCACCGGCTATCTGGGTACTCTGCTGTATGGCTTCATCCTGCGCATGCTTGGCCCGTTTGGTCTGCACCACATCTTCTATCTTCCGTTCTGGACCACCGCGCTTGGCGGCAGTGAAATCGTCAACGGCCATCTGGTTGAGGGCACACAGCGGATCTTCTTCGCCCAGCTTGCCGACCCGAACACGCAGCATTTCTATGAGGGCACATCGCGCTTCATGTCCGGGCGCTTTATTACGATGATGTTTGGTCTGCTGGGGGCTTGCCTCGCGATGTACCACACGGCAAAACCCGAGAATAAAAAGCGCGTTGCGGGGCTGCTGCTTTCAGCGGCGTTAACCTCTTTCCTGACGGGAATTACTGAGCCCATCGAGTTCTCATTCCTGTTTATTGCGCCGGTGCTGTACGTCATTCATGCGGTGTTCGACGGGCTGGCGTTCATGCTCGCGCACATGCTGCACATCACCATCGGACAGACTTTCTCCGGCGGTTTTATTGATTTCGTGCTGTTCGGCATTCTGCAGGGTGAGGCAAAAACCAACTGGATGTTCGTCCCGCTGGTGGGCGTGCCGTGGTTCTTCCTTTACTACTTCACCTTCCGCTATCTGATTAACCGTTTTGATTTTGCCACGCCGGGCCGTGAAAAGGAGGCGGTGGCTGACGAGGTTACCCTGCCGCAAAGCGACCGCGCCACGGCGGTGATTGCCGGATTAGGCGGCAGAGACAATCTGGATGACGTTGACTGCTGCGCCACGCGCCTTCGCGTCACGGTGAAAGACGGTAGCAAAGTGAATGAAGCGGCATTAAAAGCGACTGGCGCGCGCGGCGTCATCGTGCGCGGTAACGGTGTTCAGGTCATTTATGGCCCGCACGTCACCATTATCAAAAATGAAGTGGAAGAGATCTTATCGTAA
- the pyrG gene encoding glutamine hydrolyzing CTP synthase: MTTNYIFVTGGVVSSLGKGIAAASLAAILEARGLNVTMMKLDPYINVDPGTMSPIQHGEVFVTEDGAETDLDLGHYERFIRTKMTRRNNFTTGRIYSDVLRKERRGDYLGATVQVIPHITNAIKERVLAGGEGHDVVLVEIGGTVGDIESLPFLEAIRQLAVDIGREHALFMHLTLVPYMAAAGEVKTKPTQHSVKELLSIGIQPDILVCRSDRAVPANERAKIALFCNVPEKAVISMKDVDSIYKIPGLLKSQGLDDYICKRFSLNCPEANLSEWEQVIYEEANPAGEVTIGMVGKYIELPDAYKSVIEALKHGGLKNRVSVNIKLIDSQDVETRGVEILKDLDAILIPGGFGYRGVEGKIATARYARENNIPYLGICLGMQVALIEFARNVAGMENANSTEFVPDCKYPVVALITEWRDEEGNVEVRTEKSDLGGTMRLGAQACQLSDDSVVRKLYGEPVITERHRHRYEVNNMLLKQIEAAGLRVAGRSGDDQLVEIIEVPNHPWFVACQFHPEFTSTPRDGHPLFAGFVKAASEYQKRQAK; encoded by the coding sequence ATGACAACGAACTATATTTTTGTGACCGGCGGGGTCGTATCCTCTCTGGGTAAAGGCATTGCCGCAGCCTCCCTCGCAGCCATTCTTGAAGCCCGTGGCCTCAATGTGACCATGATGAAACTGGACCCGTACATCAACGTCGATCCGGGCACCATGAGCCCAATCCAACACGGGGAAGTGTTCGTTACTGAAGACGGCGCTGAAACCGATCTGGATCTTGGCCACTACGAGCGTTTCATCCGCACCAAAATGACCCGTCGTAACAACTTTACGACTGGCCGCATCTATTCCGACGTTCTGCGTAAAGAGCGCCGCGGTGACTATCTGGGCGCGACCGTTCAGGTTATCCCACACATCACTAACGCCATCAAAGAACGCGTCCTTGCCGGTGGCGAAGGGCATGACGTGGTGCTGGTTGAAATCGGCGGTACGGTAGGTGATATCGAATCCCTGCCGTTCCTGGAAGCGATTCGTCAGCTGGCGGTAGATATTGGTCGTGAACACGCGCTGTTCATGCACCTGACGCTGGTGCCATACATGGCAGCCGCAGGTGAAGTGAAAACCAAACCGACTCAGCACTCTGTTAAAGAACTGCTCTCTATTGGTATTCAGCCAGATATCCTGGTTTGCCGCTCCGATCGTGCGGTTCCGGCGAACGAGCGTGCGAAAATTGCATTGTTCTGTAACGTGCCAGAAAAAGCCGTTATTTCAATGAAAGATGTCGATTCCATTTATAAAATCCCAGGCCTGTTGAAATCACAGGGCCTGGACGATTATATTTGTAAACGATTCAGCCTGAACTGTCCGGAAGCTAATCTGTCTGAATGGGAACAGGTTATCTATGAAGAAGCGAATCCGGCGGGTGAAGTGACTATCGGTATGGTCGGCAAGTACATTGAACTGCCGGATGCCTATAAGTCCGTTATCGAAGCGCTGAAACATGGCGGTCTGAAGAACCGCGTCTCCGTGAACATCAAGCTGATTGATTCGCAGGATGTTGAAACACGTGGCGTGGAAATTCTGAAAGATCTGGATGCTATTCTGATCCCTGGCGGCTTCGGCTACCGTGGTGTGGAAGGCAAGATCGCCACCGCGCGCTATGCGCGTGAAAACAATATTCCATACCTCGGTATCTGCCTGGGTATGCAGGTTGCGCTGATCGAATTTGCGCGCAACGTAGCGGGCATGGAAAACGCGAACTCTACGGAATTTGTGCCAGACTGTAAGTACCCTGTAGTGGCGCTTATCACTGAATGGCGTGACGAAGAAGGTAACGTCGAAGTCCGTACCGAGAAGAGCGATCTGGGTGGCACAATGCGTCTTGGCGCACAGGCCTGCCAGCTGTCTGACGATAGCGTGGTTCGTAAGCTGTATGGCGAGCCGGTGATCACCGAGCGCCATCGTCACCGCTATGAAGTCAACAACATGTTGTTGAAACAAATTGAAGCTGCGGGTCTGCGTGTTGCGGGCCGTTCCGGGGATGATCAGTTAGTCGAGATCATCGAGGTGCCAAACCATCCGTGGTTCGTTGCCTGCCAGTTCCACCCGGAATTTACTTCAACGCCACGTGACGGACATCCGCTGTTTGCAGGCTTTGTGAAAGCCGCCAGCGAGTACCAGAAGCGTCAGGCGAAGTAA
- the eno gene encoding phosphopyruvate hydratase — MSKIVKVIGREIIDSRGNPTVEAEVHLEGGFVGMAAAPSGASTGSREALELRDGDKSRFLGKGVLKAVGAVNGPIAQAILGKDAKDQAGIDKIMIDLDGTENKSNFGANAILAVSLANAKAAAAAKGMPLFEHIAELNGTPGKYSMPVPMMNIINGGEHADNNVDIQEFMIQPVGAKSLKEAVRMGSEVFHNLAKVLKAKGMNTAVGDEGGYAPNLGSNAEALAVIAEAVKAAGYELGKDITLAMDCAASEFYKDGKYVLAGEGNKAFTSEEFTHFLEDLTKQYPIVSIEDGLDESDWDGFAYQTKVLGDKIQLVGDDLFVTNTKILKEGIEKGIVNSILIKFNQIGSLTETLAAIKMAKDAGYTAVISHRSGETEDATIADLAVGTAAGQIKTGSMSRSDRVAKYNQLIRIEEALGEKAPYNGRKEIKGQA, encoded by the coding sequence ATGTCCAAAATCGTTAAAGTCATCGGTCGTGAAATCATCGACTCCCGTGGTAACCCGACCGTTGAAGCTGAAGTTCATCTGGAAGGTGGTTTCGTCGGTATGGCAGCTGCTCCATCAGGTGCTTCTACTGGTTCCCGCGAAGCGCTGGAACTGCGCGATGGCGACAAATCCCGCTTCCTGGGCAAAGGCGTACTGAAAGCTGTTGGCGCTGTAAACGGTCCTATTGCTCAGGCAATCCTGGGTAAAGACGCTAAAGACCAGGCTGGCATCGACAAGATCATGATCGATCTGGACGGTACTGAAAACAAATCTAACTTCGGTGCGAACGCAATCCTGGCGGTTTCCCTGGCGAACGCCAAAGCAGCCGCTGCCGCTAAAGGCATGCCACTGTTCGAACACATCGCTGAACTGAACGGCACCCCAGGCAAATACTCCATGCCTGTACCAATGATGAACATCATCAACGGTGGTGAGCACGCAGACAACAACGTTGATATTCAGGAATTCATGATTCAGCCAGTTGGCGCGAAATCCCTGAAAGAAGCTGTACGTATGGGTTCTGAAGTGTTCCACAACCTGGCTAAAGTTCTGAAAGCTAAAGGTATGAACACTGCTGTGGGTGACGAAGGTGGCTACGCGCCAAACCTGGGTTCTAACGCAGAAGCACTGGCTGTTATCGCTGAAGCGGTTAAAGCTGCTGGCTACGAGCTGGGCAAAGACATCACCCTGGCGATGGACTGTGCAGCGTCTGAATTCTACAAAGACGGTAAATACGTTCTGGCTGGCGAAGGCAACAAAGCGTTCACCTCCGAAGAGTTCACCCACTTCCTGGAAGACCTGACCAAACAGTACCCAATCGTTTCTATCGAAGACGGTCTGGACGAGTCTGACTGGGATGGTTTCGCATACCAGACCAAAGTGCTGGGCGACAAAATCCAGCTGGTTGGTGATGACCTGTTCGTAACCAATACCAAGATCCTGAAAGAAGGCATCGAGAAGGGCATCGTTAACTCCATCCTGATCAAATTCAACCAGATCGGTTCTCTGACCGAAACGCTGGCTGCAATCAAGATGGCGAAAGACGCTGGCTACACCGCTGTTATCTCTCACCGTTCTGGCGAAACTGAAGACGCGACCATCGCTGACCTGGCTGTGGGTACTGCTGCAGGCCAGATCAAAACCGGTTCTATGAGCCGTTCTGACCGTGTTGCTAAATACAACCAGCTGATTCGTATCGAAGAAGCGCTGGGCGAAAAAGCACCATACAACGGCCGTAAAGAGATCAAAGGCCAGGCATAA
- the queD gene encoding 6-carboxytetrahydropterin synthase QueD gives MMSTTLFKDFTFEAAHHLPHVPEGHKCGRLHGHSFMVRLEITGEVDPHTGWIMDFAELKAAFKPTYDRLDHYYLNDIPGLENPTSEVLAKWIWDQMKPLVPLLSAVMIKETCTAGCVYRGE, from the coding sequence ATGATGTCCACCACACTGTTTAAAGATTTCACCTTCGAAGCCGCCCATCACCTTCCGCATGTCCCTGAAGGGCATAAATGTGGCCGCCTGCACGGGCACTCGTTTATGGTGCGTCTTGAGATCACCGGTGAAGTCGATCCGCATACCGGTTGGATCATGGACTTTGCTGAACTGAAGGCCGCGTTTAAGCCGACCTACGATCGTCTGGATCACTACTATCTGAATGACATTCCGGGTCTTGAGAACCCGACCAGCGAAGTGCTGGCAAAATGGATTTGGGATCAGATGAAACCGCTGGTGCCGCTGCTGAGCGCGGTGATGATCAAAGAGACCTGCACCGCAGGCTGCGTGTATCGCGGAGAGTAA